From a single Couchioplanes caeruleus genomic region:
- the cofC gene encoding 2-phospho-L-lactate guanylyltransferase codes for MSGADWTAVIPVKRLAAAKSRLRGAVPDARHQELALAMVRDTVTAVGACDLVAEVLVVTDDAEVAAAVAALGARVTPDRPRAGLNEAMRHGADSVAGPDRSRAVLTGDLPALRPYELGAALLSAGTGRSIVVDAAGTGTVLLTAGPGTALDPRFGVGSAAAHAASGARVLAGDWPGLRQDVDTAADLRTVLGLGAGEHTCALLRDLGLAPGRDCRVPVSPPR; via the coding sequence GTGTCAGGAGCGGACTGGACGGCGGTCATTCCCGTCAAGCGCCTCGCCGCGGCCAAGAGCCGGCTGCGAGGCGCCGTCCCCGATGCCCGGCACCAGGAGCTGGCCCTGGCCATGGTCCGGGACACGGTCACCGCGGTCGGCGCCTGCGACCTGGTCGCCGAGGTGCTGGTGGTCACGGACGACGCCGAGGTGGCCGCGGCGGTGGCCGCCCTGGGCGCCCGGGTCACGCCCGACCGCCCGCGGGCCGGGCTGAACGAGGCCATGCGCCACGGCGCCGACTCCGTCGCCGGTCCGGACCGGTCACGGGCGGTGCTCACCGGGGACCTGCCGGCGTTGCGGCCGTACGAGCTGGGCGCCGCGCTGCTGTCCGCGGGCACCGGGCGCAGCATCGTGGTGGACGCCGCCGGGACGGGGACCGTGCTGCTCACGGCCGGCCCGGGCACCGCCCTGGACCCCCGGTTCGGCGTGGGCTCGGCGGCCGCGCACGCCGCCTCCGGAGCCCGGGTTCTCGCCGGGGACTGGCCGGGACTGCGGCAGGACGTCGACACCGCGGCGGATCTGCGTACGGTGCTCGGGCTCGGCGCCGGCGAGCACACCTGCGCCCTGCTGCGTGACCTCGGGCTCGCTCCGGGCCGCGATTGCCGGGTGCCGGTGAGCCCGCCACGGTAG
- a CDS encoding cold-shock protein encodes MQGTVATFDPRTHTGTLLLDDGSELAFPAAAFRASGLRLLRLGQRLTIEADAGGDVIKVQLPGIS; translated from the coding sequence ATGCAAGGCACCGTCGCGACCTTCGATCCCCGTACGCACACCGGCACGCTGCTGCTCGACGACGGCAGCGAGCTGGCGTTCCCGGCCGCCGCGTTCCGGGCCTCCGGGCTGCGGCTGCTGCGCCTGGGTCAGCGGCTGACGATCGAGGCGGACGCCGGCGGCGATGTGATCAAGGTCCAACTTCCGGGAATCTCCTGA
- a CDS encoding NUDIX hydrolase → MTATVRAAGGVLWRPAGDGIEICVVHRPYRSDWSLPKGKLDGSEHSLAAAVREVLEETGVRAEPQMRLPEIAYTMPDGVPKTVDFWLMRAGDGPAGQPQDPAEVDEVAWLSPAEATARLTYPDDRRLVEHAATLPTVTRVTVLIRHAHAGKRKDFDGPDALRPIDDRGRAQAETVSVAAALFAPRRLVSATPLRCRQTLEPLARMVGRPIVMDAAFAEPAEADEIPARVKAAVARLAELRDGERVAICSQGKVIPGLLASLDGDGDPADYKTPKGSGWVLTWSGGRLAGLSRI, encoded by the coding sequence GTGACGGCAACGGTGCGCGCCGCGGGCGGAGTGCTCTGGCGGCCTGCCGGGGACGGCATCGAGATCTGCGTCGTGCACCGGCCGTACCGGTCCGACTGGAGCCTGCCCAAGGGGAAGCTGGACGGTTCCGAGCACTCGCTCGCCGCCGCCGTCCGCGAGGTCCTCGAGGAGACCGGCGTACGGGCCGAGCCCCAGATGCGGCTGCCGGAGATCGCGTACACGATGCCGGACGGCGTACCGAAGACGGTCGACTTCTGGTTGATGCGGGCCGGTGACGGGCCTGCCGGGCAGCCGCAGGACCCGGCCGAGGTCGACGAGGTGGCCTGGCTGTCGCCCGCCGAGGCGACCGCCCGGCTGACCTACCCGGACGACCGGCGCCTGGTCGAGCACGCCGCGACTCTGCCGACCGTCACCAGGGTGACCGTGCTGATCCGGCACGCCCACGCCGGCAAGCGCAAGGACTTCGACGGTCCGGACGCGCTGCGCCCGATCGACGACCGCGGGCGCGCGCAGGCCGAGACGGTCAGCGTCGCGGCCGCCCTGTTCGCGCCCCGGCGGCTGGTGTCGGCCACGCCGCTGCGCTGCCGGCAGACGCTGGAGCCGCTGGCCCGGATGGTGGGCCGCCCGATCGTCATGGACGCGGCCTTCGCCGAGCCGGCCGAGGCCGATGAGATCCCGGCGCGGGTGAAGGCCGCCGTCGCGCGGCTGGCCGAGCTGCGCGACGGCGAGCGGGTCGCGATCTGCAGCCAGGGCAAGGTGATCCCGGGGCTGCTGGCGAGCCTGGACGGCGACGGCGATCCAGCGGACTACAAGACGCCCAAGGGCAGCGGCTGGGTGCTCACCTGGTCGGGCGGCCGGCTCGCGGGGCTGAGCCGGATCTGA
- a CDS encoding RNA degradosome polyphosphate kinase: MTTPPRTPQTSAPANAPRRRGPNGRFLRRDEASGTAGVAVADPTAIEPTEPALPSRTPAVARTETSPAEAAPDAEDTRPELPEDRFLNRELSWLDFNSRVLALAEDPGTPLLERAKFLAIFASNLDEFYMVRVAGLKRRLKAGLPMRGGDRSSLRNQLAMITERAADLVTRHAACFAEEVRPKLQAEGIELVSWAELDAPERERLRTYFREQVFPVLTPLAVDPAHPFPYISSRSLNLAVVLRDPADKSGELFARIKVPNNVPRFVTVQNDSRGVRFLPVEELIAVHLDQLFSGMQLLEWHLFRVTRNAEVEVDEDRDEDLLQALERELAQRRFGPPVRLEVAASISDHVLDLLARELDMNDEDVLRVPGLLDLSSLWQVYGEADRDDLKDRPFVPATHPHLADGEVPRSVFNRLRECDILVHHPYHSFSTSVQRFIEQAAADPNVLAIKQTLYRTSGDSPIVDALVDAAAAGKQVVVLVEVKARFDEVANIGWARTLERAGCHVVYGLVGLKTHCKTALVVRQEGNQIRRYCHIGTGNYHPKTARLYEDFGMLTADPEIGADVTDLFNVLTGYSRQTAFRRLLVAPHGVRRGLIERIHEQARIARSGGDALVQFKVNSLVDEETIDALYRASQDGVKVDLIIRGMCALRPGVPGLSDNIRVRSIVGRFLEHSRVFRFGPGDDAEYWIGSADLMHRNLDRRIEALVRVTLPSAQDDLRNVLELAMSDESEGWDLAGDGTWHRRTSTPSDPHVHLQEALLRRIIGKAV, encoded by the coding sequence ATGACCACCCCGCCCCGGACACCCCAGACCAGCGCGCCCGCGAACGCCCCCCGGCGCCGCGGTCCGAACGGGCGGTTCCTCCGGCGCGACGAAGCATCCGGAACCGCCGGGGTGGCAGTCGCCGACCCGACCGCCATCGAGCCGACGGAGCCCGCCTTGCCCAGCCGTACCCCTGCCGTGGCCCGGACCGAGACCTCGCCGGCCGAGGCCGCCCCCGACGCCGAGGACACCCGTCCCGAGCTGCCCGAGGACCGCTTCCTCAACCGGGAGCTGTCCTGGCTCGACTTCAACTCGCGGGTGCTCGCGCTCGCCGAGGACCCGGGGACCCCGCTGCTGGAACGGGCGAAGTTCCTGGCCATCTTCGCCAGCAACCTCGACGAGTTCTACATGGTGCGCGTCGCCGGGCTGAAGCGGCGCCTCAAGGCCGGCCTGCCGATGCGCGGCGGCGACCGCAGCTCGCTGCGCAACCAGCTGGCGATGATCACCGAGCGGGCCGCCGACCTGGTCACCCGGCACGCCGCCTGCTTCGCCGAGGAGGTACGCCCCAAGCTGCAGGCCGAGGGCATCGAGCTGGTCAGCTGGGCGGAGCTGGACGCGCCCGAGCGGGAGCGGCTGCGGACGTACTTCCGCGAGCAGGTGTTCCCCGTGCTGACGCCGCTGGCCGTGGACCCGGCGCACCCGTTCCCGTACATCTCCAGCCGCTCGCTCAACCTCGCGGTGGTGCTGCGCGACCCCGCCGACAAGAGCGGGGAGCTGTTCGCCCGGATCAAGGTGCCCAACAACGTGCCGCGGTTCGTGACGGTGCAGAACGACAGCCGCGGGGTGCGGTTCCTGCCCGTCGAGGAGCTCATCGCCGTACACCTGGATCAGCTCTTCTCCGGGATGCAGCTGCTGGAGTGGCACCTGTTCCGGGTGACCCGCAACGCCGAGGTCGAGGTCGACGAGGACCGCGACGAGGACCTGTTGCAGGCCCTCGAACGCGAGCTGGCGCAGCGCCGGTTCGGCCCGCCGGTGCGCCTGGAGGTCGCCGCCTCGATCAGCGACCACGTGCTCGACCTGCTCGCCCGCGAGCTCGACATGAACGACGAGGACGTACTGCGGGTCCCGGGCCTGCTCGACCTCTCCTCGCTGTGGCAGGTCTACGGCGAGGCGGACCGCGACGACCTCAAGGACCGCCCGTTCGTGCCCGCCACCCACCCGCACCTGGCCGACGGTGAGGTGCCGCGCAGCGTCTTCAACCGGCTGCGCGAGTGCGACATCCTCGTGCACCACCCGTACCACTCGTTCTCCACGAGCGTGCAGCGCTTCATCGAGCAGGCCGCCGCGGACCCGAACGTGCTGGCCATCAAGCAGACGCTGTACCGCACCAGCGGCGACTCCCCCATCGTCGACGCGCTGGTCGACGCGGCCGCCGCCGGCAAGCAGGTGGTGGTGCTCGTCGAGGTCAAGGCACGCTTCGACGAGGTCGCCAACATCGGCTGGGCGCGCACGCTGGAACGCGCCGGCTGCCACGTGGTCTACGGGCTCGTCGGTCTCAAGACGCACTGCAAGACCGCGCTCGTGGTGCGGCAGGAGGGCAACCAGATCCGCCGCTACTGCCACATCGGCACGGGCAACTACCACCCCAAGACCGCCCGGCTGTACGAGGACTTCGGCATGCTGACCGCCGACCCGGAGATCGGCGCGGACGTCACGGACCTGTTCAACGTGCTCACCGGGTACAGCCGCCAGACCGCGTTCCGCCGCCTGCTCGTGGCGCCGCACGGGGTCCGCCGGGGACTGATCGAGCGGATCCACGAGCAGGCCCGGATCGCCCGGTCGGGCGGCGACGCCCTGGTGCAGTTCAAGGTGAACTCGCTCGTCGACGAGGAGACCATCGACGCGCTGTACCGCGCCTCGCAGGACGGCGTGAAGGTGGACCTCATCATCCGGGGCATGTGCGCGCTGCGGCCGGGCGTGCCCGGGCTGTCGGACAACATCCGGGTCCGCTCGATCGTCGGCCGTTTCCTGGAGCACTCCCGGGTCTTCCGGTTCGGTCCCGGCGACGACGCCGAGTACTGGATCGGCTCGGCCGACCTGATGCACCGCAACCTGGACCGCCGCATCGAGGCGCTGGTGCGGGTCACGCTCCCCTCCGCGCAGGACGATCTGCGCAACGTGCTGGAATTGGCGATGAGCGACGAGAGCGAGGGCTGGGACCTCGCCGGTGACGGCACCTGGCACCGGCGCACCTCCACCCCCTCCGACCCGCACGTCCATCTGCAGGAGGCGCTGCTGCGCCGGATCATCGGCAAGGCGGTCTGA